The following coding sequences are from one Triplophysa dalaica isolate WHDGS20190420 chromosome 12, ASM1584641v1, whole genome shotgun sequence window:
- the LOC130432842 gene encoding regulation of nuclear pre-mRNA domain-containing protein 2-like isoform X1, protein MASGPGAASSGHGGGRGSSAALESSLDRRFQGVTNTMESIQGLSSWCIENKKHHSVIVRYWMKWLKKSDASHRLNLFYLANDVIQNCKRKNAIIYRTSFADVLPVAALLVKDAKVCKSVERIFSIWQERNVYPEELISELKTSLQKKEKGREKEKEKEKEKEKEKEKEKEKEKEKEIEQPSPAPVNPQTALKSKIVAEFVPLDFIEHLALYKRSLEESDLREKQLAALRVDVCSIEALKRLKDKAGGNKFSKDFEEGSSKLQEFVTFLEDQVKSGPSLQDALGNADIFYEMQYKEVKIVANAYKAFGNRVSGLKRKLDALKATLPSLDDSPIPSPSEDAPSPTGSESPFHGLSSRSSVGIGVRDGERGLEQQKDNRDIEDMDMSEEEETTANTGIIVDGRKEKLSKTNPAASKSSPVATSKPPEILATPTKTVSGSVTNQTSPANTTPNTPGPAPVVSPSPLQVNLANVDLGKISSILSSLSNAMKTTGVSPVSRPSPGTPTTPSSQASSSKAPSTPGGVPLSNPLASILSKVDISPGNILNVLAKSQTHSSNRQGLSSLLSSARSGSLKTTDALPSSSISSSSTSTIAPKVTSPTTTPTTPKTPKPTGNNFKRESEQEKGKEWEKMKEKEREQKRKEKETQSAREAAMSAPALPSLESKINSFLQGNPGFGALGLGLDDVGSNSPLLVGGDNLDGTPVRDESGSTPTQDEIMDTPHVLSDPQSAGLPGGQNLSPTAYHNDPWDAVITPRDVLGENERKDRDYRTPPSSRHAVFSPNPTKPVKPMTKTKEEEVVKRKIVGQNITSASTMQDQKIKGKTDSSSVKSAASRKPSGGEDGMEKKTSANNGEPYHRIETLVSSTSNEGAPIETLDYGNRIQTVESIRVTGRGLRRGSSSGARVGGAWYEEEEFMEAPPPRQSDSHSSENSEELRLAPPLPPHPPPPTHLPPSLQYPPPPYANEDPTRPPLTHAIHQHHPPPPFFSSPSIPLIPPPPLPPIPQAPPPPRDFPLSPTSTVMVGGILVPIDRVLPFPPPNLRQDGVERGVGSSGSVLPRGNKSQHSSLLGEPPRPGTVKEQFALHHAPPLHRPGTPGVPPPLLGRIREGPTPPSPSTPTTPTLPSPAGEPRPLLSIPSRNSVNTPNQRPRRQSSPQPFLHFPNQHRTFRSPHFSRGPPSSLNRDSLLPGTKRSAAGFGGGPFNTPKRPFMPPRY, encoded by the exons CGGACGCCAGTCACAGGCTGAATCTCTTCTACCTTGCTAATGATGTCATTCAGAACTGCAAGAGGAAAAACGCCATCATTTACAGAACCTCCTTCGCTGACGTTCTGCCAGTCGCCGCACTGTTGGTCAA ggATGCTAAAGTGTGTAAGTCAGTGGAAAGGATCTTCAGCATTTGGCAGGAGAGGAACGTTTATCCTGAGGAGTTGATCTCTGAGCTAAAGACCAGCCTGCAGAAGAaggagaaagggagagaaaaggaaaaagagaaagaaaaggagaaagagaaagaaaaggagaaagagaaagaaaaggagaaagaaaaggaGATAGAGCAGCCTTCTCCTG CTCCAGTAAACCCCCAAACTGCCTTGAAATCAAAAATTGTTGCAGAGTTTGTT CCGCTTGACTTTATAGAGCACTTAGCATTATACAAGCGTTCACTGGAGGAGAGTGATTTGAGGGAAAAACAGTTAGCTGCTCTCCGAGTGGACGTCTGCAGCATCGAGGCCCTGAAGAGACTGAAAG ATAAAGCCGGAGGAAATAAGTTCTCAAAAGACTTTGAGGAGGGAAGTTCAAAACTACAGGAATTTGTGACTTTTCTTGAGGATCAGGTGAAGTCAGGACCCTCGCTGCAGGATGCTTTGGGAAACGCAGACATCTTTTATGAAATGCAGTATAAAGAAGTTAAAATTGTTGCAAAT GCTTATAAGGCTTTCGGCAACCGTGTTTCTGGTCTAAAGCGTAAACTGGATGCTCTAAAAGCTACTCTGCCCAGTCTGGATGACTCTCCAATCCCATCACCCTCCGAGGACGCCCCCTCTCCTACCGGCTCTGAGTCGCCCTTCCACGGCTTGAGCTCCAGGAGCAGCGTAGGTATCGGGGtcagagatggagaaagaggGTTGGAGCAGCAGAAAGACAATAGAGATATTGAGGACATGGACATGTCTGAGGAGGAGGAAACAACAGCAAACACTGGTATCATTG TTGATGGGAGGAAGGAGAAATTGTCCAAGACAAATCCAGCAGCCTCAAAAAGCTCTCCGGTCGCCACTTCCAAACCACCAGAAATCTTGGCAACTCCAACAAAGACAGTATCTGGGTCTGTAACAAATCAGACATCCCCTGCAAATACCACACCCAACACACCTGGGCCTGCCCCTGTGGTTAGCCCCTCCCCCCTGCAGGTAAACCTGGCCAATGTGGATCTGGGCAAGATCAGCTCTATTCTGAGCTCCCTCTCCAACGCAATGAAAACCACGG GTGTGAGTCCTGTTTCTCGTCCTTCCCCTGGTACACCCACTACACCATCCAGCCAAGCGTCATCCTCAAAAGCTCCTTCAACCCCTGGTGGCGTTCCCTTATCCAACCCTCTGGCTAGCATCCTGTCCAAAGTGGACATCTCCCCCGGGAACATCTTGAATGTTCTAGCTAAATCACAGACTCATAGCTCCAACCGGCAGG GTTTATCTTCTCTCCTTTCCTCAGCTCGTTCTGGCTCTCTCAAAACTACAGACGCCCTCCCCTCTTCATCCATATCCTCGTCATCCACTTCAACTATTGCTCCAAAAGTGACCTCCCCCACAACCACCCCAACAACACCGAAGACCCCAAAGCCCACGGGCAACAATTTCAAGCGAGAGTCTGAGCAAGAGAAAGGTAAAGAGTGGGAgaagatgaaagaaaaagagcgagaacaaaaaaggaaagaaaaggaGACACAAAGTGCAAGAGAGGCTGCCATGTCTGCTCCAGCACTGCCCAGCCTGGAATCTAAGATAAACAGTTTCCTTCAGGGAAATCCTGGTTTTGGTGCTCTTGGTCTCGGCCTGGATGATGTGGGAAGCAATAGCCCACTTCTTGTTGGTGGGGATAACCTTGATGGCACCCCTGTCCGAGATGAAAGTGGTAGCACCCCTACCCAGGATGAAATCATGGACACACCCCATGTTCTCAGTGACCCTCAAAGTGCAGGGTTACCTGGAGGTCAAAATCTTTCACCTACAGCATATCACAATGATCCCTGGGATGCAGTTATCACTCCACGAGACGTTTTGGGAGAGAATGAGCGGAAAGACAGGGATTACCGCACACCACCATCCTCCAGACATGCCGTCTTCAGCCCAAATCCTACTAAACCAGTTAAGCCCATGACCAAAACCAAAGAGGAAGAAGTGGTaaagagaaaaatagtgggACAGAACATTACATCAGCTTCCACCATGCAAGATCAGAAAATAAAAGGAAAGACGGACAGTTCTAGTGTGAAAAGTGCAGCATCTCGCAAACCAAGTGGTGGTGAGGATGGAATGGAGAAGAAAACCTCCGCTAATAATGGAGAGCCCTATCATCGCATTGAGACTCTTGTTTCTTCAACCTCCAATGAGGGGGCGCCAATCGAGACTCTTGATTATGGCAACCGCATCCAAACGGTGGAAAGTATTCGCGTGACTGGAAGAGGCTTGAGGAGAGGGAGCAGTTCTGGTGCTAGAGTGGGTGGAGCCTGGTATGAAGAGGAGGAGTTTATGGAAGCACCACCTCCACGCCAATCTGACAGCCATAGCTCTGAGAATTCAGAGGAGCTAAGATTGGcccctcctcttcctccccATCCACCTCCTCCAACTCATCTTCCACCTTCGTTACAGTACCCACCTCCGCCGTATGCTAATGAGGACCCTACCCGACCTCCTCTTACTCATGCCATTCATCAGCACCACCCTCCCCCTCCATTCTTTTCCTCCCCTTCCATTCCTCTAATTCCACCACCCCCCTTACCACCCATCCCTCAAGCCCCACCCCCGCCCAGAGACTTCCCCCTCTCCCCAACCTCCACCGTCATGGTCGGTGGCATCCTTGTACCCATAGATCGTGTTCTACCTTTTCCACCCCCTAATCTCCGTCAAGATGGAGTGGAGCGTGGAGTTGGCAGTAGTGGTAGTGTCCTTCCAAGGGGCAACAAGTCCCAACACTCTTCCTTACTAGGTGAACCCCCTCGACCAGGTACAGTAAAAGAGCAGTTTGCCCTGCACCACGCCCCACCTCTTCATCGCCCTGGAACCCCTGGAGTTCCCCCACCACTCCTAGGCAGAATTCGAGAAGGCCCCACCCCACCATCACCCTCTACCCCAACCACACCTACTCTTCCTTCTCCAGCTGGAGAACCACGTCCACTCCTGTCTATCCCCAGCCGCAATTCTGTCAACACCCCAAATCAGAGACCCCGCCGCCAGTCCTCTCCTCAGCCCTTTCTGCACTTCCCAAACCAGCATCGCACGTTTCGCTCTCCTCACTTTTCCAGAGGGCCCCCATCTTCCCTTAATCGTGATTCCCTACTGCCAGGTACGAAGCGCTCTGCTGCCGGTTTCGGTGGAGGCCCTTTTAACACACCTAAAAGACCATTCATGCCCCCTCGTTATTAG